Sequence from the Nocardioides exalbidus genome:
CTACCCGACCGACGTGGAGGCATGATGACGCTCGACCGCCCGCGCTTCTCGACCACCTCGCTGCGCGAGGGCTACGACATGCAGGAGGTCGACCAGGCCATCGACCTGATCTTCGAGAACCTCGAGCTCGCCGAGCCGCGCTTCGGCGCCGAGCGGATCACTGACCTGCGCTTCACCCCGGTGCGGCTGCGCCAGGGGTACGACATCGGCGAGGTCGACACCTGGCTGGACCTCGCCGCCGCGGAGACCGCCCGACGCGCGTCAGGAGGCGCGCCGCCCGAGCAGGCGCCTCCGGTCCCCGGACCCGCGCCCGAGGCGCAGCCGCATCCGCAGGCCGCCCCGCAGCCGGTGTCGGCGCCGCAGCCGCAGGCGGCGCCCGCGCGGTCGTCGTACGAGCCGACGAGGTCGTCCGCGATCACCGAGGTGAGCTCGGGCGGACCCGCCCTCTACCTGATCCTCGTCGCGATCCTCGTCGTCGTCGGCGTGATCGCCTACGCGCTCTTCGCCTGACCCAGCCTCGACAGCGCCTGGCGCACCAGCGCCGGGTCGGTCGTCGACCACATCGGCGGCAGGGAGGCCTTGAGGAACCGTCCGTAGCGCGCCGTCTCGAGGCGCGGGTCGAGGACGGCGACGATGCCGCGGTCGGTGGTGGTGCGGATCAGGCGTCCGGCGCCCTGCGCCATCAGCAGCGCGGCGTGGGTCGCGGCGACCTGCATGAAGCCGTTGCCACCGGCCTGGTCGGCCGCCTTCTGCCGCGCGGACATCAGCGGGTCGTCAGGGCGCGGGAAGGGGATCCGGTCGATGATCACGAGCTGGCAGGTGTCGCCCGGGACGTCGAGGCCCTGCCACAGCGACAGCGTGCCGAACAGGCAGGTGTGGGGATCCTCGACGAACTGCTTGGCGAGCTCGGGAAGCTGCGCGTCGCCCTGCGCGAGCGTGGTCAGGTGGGGCAGCCGGGCACGCACCGCCTCGGCCGCGGTCTCCGCGGCGCGTCGGGACGAGAACAGCCCGAGCGTGCGACCGTCGAGGGAGTCGACGAGCTCGCAGATCTCGTCGAGCTGCGCCTGTCCGAGGCCGTCGCGGCCGGGCTGCGGCAGGTGGCGGGCGACGTAGAGGATCGACTGCTGGCCGTAGTCGAAGGGCGAGCCGACGTCGATGCCCTTCCAGGGCAGCGCGTCGTCGGCGTCGGTGGTCGCGACCTGGTGGCCGATCCGCTCAGTGGGCTTGAGCCCGAGCGAGGTGGCGACCGCGCCGAACTCGCCGCCGAGCATCAACGTGGCGCTGGTGAAGACGACCGTCTTGTCGGTGAGCAGCTTGTCGCGCATCGGGCCCCAGACCTGGAGCGGCGCGACGTGCAGCCGCGCCGGGAACCGGTCGCGCGCCTCGCCGAGCCACAGCACGTCGGCCTGCGAGCCGGCGGCCATCCGCTCGGCGTTGACGAACACCTCCTGCACCATGCCCCTGGCCTGGGTGCGCCCGGCATCGCCCTCGCCGCCACCGCCACCGGACTCGCGGGGGTACGCCGACAGGCAGGCGCGCGCGGCGTCACGGACGAGCACCAGGGCGTCGGACAGCTGCTGCGAGACCTGGTCGATCCGCCCGGGCGGCGTCGCCTCGAACGCCTCGGCCAGCTGCTGGGCGGCGTCCTCGAGGTCGCCCGCCGGATCGCCGTCCGCGTCGGCGGTCCAGCGGCTCGAGCGCCGGGCGGCGCGCTCGATGTCGGCGGCCGCGAGCTCGTCGGTCGCGGCCTGGGTGACGCGGGCGGTCAGCTCGTGCGCCTCGTCGATGACGACGGTGTCGTAGTCGGGGATCATCGGCACCTCCTCGATCGCGTCGATCGCGAGGAGCGAGTGGTTGGTGACGATCAGGTGGCTGCGCTGCGCCTTCTCACGCGCGAGCTCGGCGAAGCACTCCGCGCCGAAGGGGCACTTCGCGGCACCGAGGCACTCGCGGTGGCTGACCGAGACCTGGCGCCACTCGCGGTCGGTGTGGCGCGGGGCGTTGTCGCGCTCACCGCTGCCCTTCTGCTCGGACTCCTCCTCGGCCCACGCCCGCAGCTCGAGGACCTTCTCGGCCATCGAGCCCATGGGGACGTCGACCAACGTGCCCTGGTCGTCGGGGACCCCGGCGCGGATCCGGTGGAGGCAGGCGTAGTTGGAGCGGCCCTTGAGGACGGCGTAGGACGTGTCGAGGCCGGGCACGTCCTTGACCGCCTCGACCAGCCGGGGTAGGTCGCGCTCGACGAGCTGGTGCTGGAGGGCCAGGGTCGCGGTGGCGACCACGACGCGCTTGTCGTGCAGCATCGCCGGGACGAGGTAGCCCAGCGACTTGCCGGTGCCGGTCCCGGCCTGGACGAGCAGGTGGCGGCCGTCCTCCATCGCCTCCGCGACCTCGGTCGCCATCTGGACCTGGCCGTCGCGCTGCTGCCCGCCGAGCGCCGAGACGGCCTGGGCCAGCACGGTCGCGACTCGGCTGGAGGAGGTGTCGGGCTCAGGCACCAGAGCACCCTACGGGGCGGCGCCGACACGACGTCGTACGCCATCCACAAGGGACGTCAGTAGTTCTTCTTGCGGCCGATCTGGCGCTCGATGCGCCGCTCGGGCTGGCCGAGGAGCCTGGCCAGGATCTTCACGCGGTACTTGTACGCGACCACGCCCAGCACGACGATCAGCAGCAACCACAGCATGGGCAGAGCGTACGACGACCGGGCAAGGTGGGGGCGCGGCCGATCGAACCTTTGCACCCGAGTCTCCCGCTTGTCGGCCGAGATCTCGGCCGACAAGCGGGGCGGTCACCGGATATCCGGTGACTCGCGGCAGGAGGCGTCAGACGACGGCGCCGGAGTCCTCGGGGGCGCGGACGACCTTCTCGCGCTTGACCCGGCTCATCGGGAAGCGCTGGTGGAGGTAGGTCAGCATCGGGGTGGCCACGAAGACCGAGGACAGCGTGCCGATGACGAGTCCGACGAGGAGGGCGATCGCGAAGTCCTGGAGGGAGTCGCCGCCGATGACGGCGAGCGCGGCCAGGATGAACATCGCGCCGAGGCCGGTGTTGACCGTGCGGGGCATCGTCTCGACGGCGGCGGTGTTGGCCATCTCCATGAAGTCGGCGTCGGGCTTGGAGCCGTACCAGCGCTCGCGGATGCGGTCGAAGACGACGACGGAGTCGTTGACCGAGAGTCCGACGATCGTCATCACGGCAGCCAGGAAGATGCCGTCGATCGGCTTGTGGAGCCAGGCGAAGAGACCGACCACGAGGATCACGTCGTGCGCCATCGCGACGACGGCGGAGAAGCCGAAGGTCCACTTGTAGCGGATCGCGAGGTAGAGCAGCTGCGCCAGGAAGGCCACGCCGAACGCGATGAGCGCGTTGTTGCGCAGCTCCTTGCCCAGCGACGACCCGATGGTCTGGTCGTCGACCTTGGTGACGTCGCCGCCGACCTTGGCCAGCTCGGCCTCGATCTTCTGCTCCTCGTCGTTGCTGATCTCACCGGTGCGGACGGTGAAGCCGCTCTCGGCCGTCTGCACGACGGCCTCCGGGAAGCCGGCGTCGGCGACTGCCTGGCGCGCCTGGTCGACGGAGGTGTCCTTGGTCACCGAGTAGTCGAGCTGGCGCCCACCGGTGAACTCGACGCCGAGGTTGAGGCCCTGGGTGACGATGCCGGTGACGGCCACGACGAGCGCGGCGGCGGAGATGCCGAGCCAGATCTTGCGGCGCGGCATGATCTGCGGGTTCTTCTTCTCGAGCCACTTGCGCACCGCACCGACGTCGCTGAGGCCGGTGAGGCGCGGACGACGCGAGACCGGCCGGTTGGAGACCAGGAGGTCGCACAGCACGCGGGCGACGATGAGCGCGGAGATCATCGACGCGATGACACCGATGGTCAGCGTGACACCGAAGCCCTTGATCGGCCCGGAGCCCAGGAAGAACAGCAGGCCGGCGGCCAGCAGGGTGGTGACGTTGGAGTCGATGATCGCGCTCCACGCCTTGTTGAAGCCGACGGCGAGGGCGCGCCGGAACCCTGCCGATGGGTAGGCGGCGTACTCCTCCCTGGCTCTCTCGAAGACGAGGACGTTGGCATCGATCGCCATGCCGATGGCGAGCACGAAGCCGGCGAGGCCCGGCAGCGTCAGCGTCGATCCGAGGCCGACGAGCATGGCGTAGGCGAGGAGGGCGTACGACGCCAGCGCGAGCGTCGCGCCGAAGCCGACGAGGCGGTAGACGATGATGATGAACAGGCCGGTCAGGACGATGCCGATGATGCCGGCCTCGATGGACTGGTCGATCGCCGCGGCGCCGAGCGAGGGACCGACGAGGCGGTCGGAGATCGGCGACAGCTCGAGCGGCAGCGAACCACCCTCGATGAGCGCGGCGAGGTCGCCGGCCTGGGTGGCGGTGTAGCTGCCGGTGATCTGGGTGCTGCCGCCGCGGATGCCGACGTCGCAGCCGACGTCGGTGTTGACCTCGGGCGAGGAGATCACCTCACCGTCGAGGACGATCGCGATGCGGCGCTTGGGGTCGCCGGACGGGTTGCAGGCGGCCTTGCCGGTGATGTCGGCCCAGGTGTCGCCACCCTTGCCGTTGAAGTCGATGCCGACGACCCAGTCGACGCTGTTCTGCGGCTGCTGCGCGCTCGCGCCGGTGATCTCGTCACCCTGGATGACCGTCGGGCCGATCTCGATCGTGTCGCCCTGGTCGGACACCAGGACCTGGTCGCCCTTCTTGCTGGGCTTCGCGTCGGCCTGTGCGGTGGCGAGCACCTCGTGGATGGTCAGCTTGGCGGTCGAGCCGATGCGCTCCTCGGCCCGCTGCGCCTCGGCGTCGTTGGTGACGCCCGGCAGCTCGACGAGGATGCGGTTCTCGCCCTGCCGGATGACGGTCGACTCCGCGACACCCAGCGCGTCCACACGCCCGCGGAGGACCTGCAGGGTCTTGTCGACGTTCTCGGCCGTGGCTGGCGTGGCGTCGGTGCCCTCGGCCTGGAAGACGAACTGCGCGCCGCCCTTGAGGTCGAGACCGAGGTTGGGCTTGACGTTGATCGCGAGTGCCGCGCACCCGACCAGGAGGCCGAGCACGAGGAAGAAGCGGATCCAGACACCACGTGACATGCGCGACATACTTCCTTAGGGGTGACGGTCGCCCGAAATCGGGCGCCGGAGACGTCAACGGGTGACTTCACCCGAAGGTTCCGCACGCCCGAGGACGCAAAACGTCAGCGACTGTACGCCGCCAGCTCCCCCGCCAGGTCGGCATTGGCGCGACCGGCGACCACCGTGCCGTCGCCGGTGTGCTCCATCGAGCCGATCTCGGCCTCCTGGTGGATCCGGTTCACCAGGTCGCCGCGCTCGTATGGCAGCAGCACGTCGAACTCGACCTGCGGACGCGGCAGCTCGGACTCGATGGTGGCG
This genomic interval carries:
- a CDS encoding DivIVA domain-containing protein — encoded protein: MTLDRPRFSTTSLREGYDMQEVDQAIDLIFENLELAEPRFGAERITDLRFTPVRLRQGYDIGEVDTWLDLAAAETARRASGGAPPEQAPPVPGPAPEAQPHPQAAPQPVSAPQPQAAPARSSYEPTRSSAITEVSSGGPALYLILVAILVVVGVIAYALFA
- a CDS encoding ATP-dependent DNA helicase encodes the protein MPEPDTSSSRVATVLAQAVSALGGQQRDGQVQMATEVAEAMEDGRHLLVQAGTGTGKSLGYLVPAMLHDKRVVVATATLALQHQLVERDLPRLVEAVKDVPGLDTSYAVLKGRSNYACLHRIRAGVPDDQGTLVDVPMGSMAEKVLELRAWAEEESEQKGSGERDNAPRHTDREWRQVSVSHRECLGAAKCPFGAECFAELAREKAQRSHLIVTNHSLLAIDAIEEVPMIPDYDTVVIDEAHELTARVTQAATDELAAADIERAARRSSRWTADADGDPAGDLEDAAQQLAEAFEATPPGRIDQVSQQLSDALVLVRDAARACLSAYPRESGGGGGEGDAGRTQARGMVQEVFVNAERMAAGSQADVLWLGEARDRFPARLHVAPLQVWGPMRDKLLTDKTVVFTSATLMLGGEFGAVATSLGLKPTERIGHQVATTDADDALPWKGIDVGSPFDYGQQSILYVARHLPQPGRDGLGQAQLDEICELVDSLDGRTLGLFSSRRAAETAAEAVRARLPHLTTLAQGDAQLPELAKQFVEDPHTCLFGTLSLWQGLDVPGDTCQLVIIDRIPFPRPDDPLMSARQKAADQAGGNGFMQVAATHAALLMAQGAGRLIRTTTDRGIVAVLDPRLETARYGRFLKASLPPMWSTTDPALVRQALSRLGQAKSA
- the secD gene encoding protein translocase subunit SecD produces the protein MSRGVWIRFFLVLGLLVGCAALAINVKPNLGLDLKGGAQFVFQAEGTDATPATAENVDKTLQVLRGRVDALGVAESTVIRQGENRILVELPGVTNDAEAQRAEERIGSTAKLTIHEVLATAQADAKPSKKGDQVLVSDQGDTIEIGPTVIQGDEITGASAQQPQNSVDWVVGIDFNGKGGDTWADITGKAACNPSGDPKRRIAIVLDGEVISSPEVNTDVGCDVGIRGGSTQITGSYTATQAGDLAALIEGGSLPLELSPISDRLVGPSLGAAAIDQSIEAGIIGIVLTGLFIIIVYRLVGFGATLALASYALLAYAMLVGLGSTLTLPGLAGFVLAIGMAIDANVLVFERAREEYAAYPSAGFRRALAVGFNKAWSAIIDSNVTTLLAAGLLFFLGSGPIKGFGVTLTIGVIASMISALIVARVLCDLLVSNRPVSRRPRLTGLSDVGAVRKWLEKKNPQIMPRRKIWLGISAAALVVAVTGIVTQGLNLGVEFTGGRQLDYSVTKDTSVDQARQAVADAGFPEAVVQTAESGFTVRTGEISNDEEQKIEAELAKVGGDVTKVDDQTIGSSLGKELRNNALIAFGVAFLAQLLYLAIRYKWTFGFSAVVAMAHDVILVVGLFAWLHKPIDGIFLAAVMTIVGLSVNDSVVVFDRIRERWYGSKPDADFMEMANTAAVETMPRTVNTGLGAMFILAALAVIGGDSLQDFAIALLVGLVIGTLSSVFVATPMLTYLHQRFPMSRVKREKVVRAPEDSGAVV